Proteins encoded together in one Ralstonia insidiosa window:
- a CDS encoding LysR family transcriptional regulator translates to MSNFTLHELQCFDAVVAGGSFQAAADRLHRSHPSVFAAVAKLEEQLGLSLLDRSGYRVRLTEAGQSFHRKVQSLLRESEELRTHARQLAMGEEAELRVVLGDLCPLQPVLALLSQFFGQCPQTRLQLQFEAVTGPWERLLEDEADLIVHRVPKGDVRMEWIDLGKIAMVPVVAPGFLPFAPTSGLTPQQMQRFMQCVINDSARQPSSQAHYVLEGAPQCFVPDQLMKKELIVHGMAWGHLPRFMIEAELREGRLLSIAGKHFPGMIQDLAVARRRDRPHGPVANRLWDFLAQQAPVLKPVLGRMPRQAAAGAARKTT, encoded by the coding sequence ATGTCGAACTTCACGCTCCATGAGCTGCAGTGCTTCGATGCGGTGGTGGCAGGGGGGAGCTTTCAGGCGGCGGCTGACCGGCTGCACCGCTCGCACCCCTCGGTGTTTGCAGCGGTGGCCAAGCTGGAGGAGCAACTCGGCTTGAGCCTGTTGGACCGCAGTGGCTATCGGGTGCGGTTGACGGAGGCTGGTCAGTCCTTCCATCGCAAAGTCCAGTCATTGCTGCGGGAGAGCGAAGAGTTGCGGACCCACGCCAGGCAACTGGCCATGGGGGAGGAAGCCGAGTTGCGCGTGGTGCTGGGCGATCTGTGCCCGTTGCAGCCGGTGCTGGCATTGCTCAGCCAGTTCTTCGGCCAATGCCCGCAAACGCGCTTGCAGTTGCAGTTCGAAGCCGTGACCGGCCCCTGGGAGCGCCTGCTGGAAGACGAGGCCGATCTGATCGTGCACCGCGTGCCGAAAGGCGATGTGCGCATGGAATGGATCGACCTGGGCAAGATCGCGATGGTGCCGGTGGTCGCGCCGGGTTTTTTGCCTTTTGCGCCAACGTCCGGCCTTACGCCGCAGCAGATGCAGCGCTTCATGCAATGCGTGATCAACGATTCGGCGCGTCAGCCGTCATCGCAGGCGCACTACGTGTTGGAGGGCGCCCCGCAGTGCTTCGTGCCGGATCAGCTGATGAAGAAGGAGTTGATCGTGCACGGTATGGCGTGGGGACATCTGCCGCGCTTCATGATCGAGGCGGAATTGCGCGAGGGGCGTCTGCTCTCGATTGCAGGCAAGCACTTCCCCGGCATGATCCAGGACTTGGCGGTGGCGCGCCGACGTGATCGGCCGCACGGGCCCGTTGCCAATCGGTTGTGGGATTTTCTGGCCCAGCAGGCGCCGGTACTGAAGCCGGTGCTGGGCCGGATGCCGCGCCAGGCCGCGGCAGGCGCTGCGCGCAAGACGACGTAG
- a CDS encoding cysteine dioxygenase family protein, which translates to MSLTEQRDHAVRQTLIAIRAIAAQDGITYASLTRIADRLQELAAQEALFPFDAFPPPPADEADASSRYLLHEEADKTFALYLNSINPGKITPPHNHTTWAVIVALEGEELNRVYIRTDDGRDPERATLALSREVVVQPGTPITFLADDIHSIHVVGNKPTRHFHLYGRALETLTGRVGFDLATGRVLNYNRNYMSATKQAA; encoded by the coding sequence ATGAGCCTCACCGAGCAACGGGACCACGCGGTCCGTCAAACCCTCATCGCCATTCGTGCCATTGCTGCGCAGGATGGCATCACCTACGCGTCACTCACCCGCATTGCTGATCGGTTGCAGGAACTGGCCGCGCAAGAGGCGCTGTTCCCCTTCGACGCCTTCCCGCCACCACCGGCAGACGAAGCCGATGCCTCCAGCCGCTACCTGCTGCATGAAGAGGCCGACAAGACCTTTGCGCTGTACCTGAACTCGATCAACCCGGGCAAGATCACGCCGCCGCACAACCACACCACGTGGGCAGTGATCGTTGCACTGGAAGGCGAGGAGTTGAACCGCGTGTACATCCGCACCGATGATGGCCGCGACCCTGAACGGGCCACGCTCGCCCTGTCGCGTGAGGTGGTCGTGCAACCCGGCACGCCAATCACGTTTCTGGCGGACGACATCCATAGCATCCACGTGGTCGGCAACAAGCCCACGCGCCACTTCCACCTGTACGGCCGCGCGCTGGAAACGCTCACCGGCCGCGTCGGTTTTGACCTCGCCACGGGGCGCGTGCTCAACTACAACCGCAACTACATGAGTGCGACCAAGCAGGCCGCCTGA
- a CDS encoding rhodanese-like domain-containing protein translates to MSVPSIDAVTLKAWLHDGAEIALLDVREAGEFGEGHLFLATPAPYSRLEIDAVRLVPRRNVRLVVTDADGGALSVLAARRLLDLGYDSVHVLESGNAGWQAAGFALFKGINVPSKTFGELAELAYHTPHITAGELAAWQREHKRHVLLDGRTVAEYRRMTIPGAVACPNGELALRVHALVPDDDTPVVINCAGRTRSIIGAQTLRNLGLPNPIYALENGTQGWQLHGLTLEHGADRRYPDTIDVPARRRAKAAVADLSDRFAVPTVTAVAVQAEIQQGARTVFLLDVRTADAFARGSLPGAVHAPGGQLLQATDQYVGVRGAWLIVFDDDGIRAPVIASWLRQQGHDAAVLEGGLNEANAALLTTRDTPWQPALPVGIDAGTLRNAFAHGEVVLFDLRSSAAYRTAHIPGARWATRRQLHDVRGAQVVLVDDDAAVSALAAVDLLEQGAASVRRLEGGVAAWHAAGYPLEATPELPADAERIDYLFFVHDRHDGNLDAARGYLAWEIGLVAQLDAQERALFALGSPSAIVNETAEVVAP, encoded by the coding sequence ATGTCTGTTCCTTCCATTGATGCCGTCACGTTGAAGGCGTGGCTCCACGACGGCGCGGAGATTGCACTGCTCGACGTGCGCGAGGCTGGTGAATTTGGCGAAGGACATCTCTTCCTGGCAACGCCAGCACCATACAGCCGGCTGGAGATCGACGCCGTGCGTCTGGTGCCCCGGCGCAACGTTCGGCTGGTAGTGACGGATGCCGATGGTGGTGCGCTCTCCGTGCTGGCAGCCCGGCGCTTGCTCGATCTTGGCTACGACAGCGTGCACGTGCTGGAGAGCGGTAATGCCGGCTGGCAGGCCGCCGGGTTTGCGTTGTTCAAGGGCATCAACGTGCCATCCAAGACGTTTGGTGAACTGGCTGAGCTGGCCTATCACACACCGCACATCACGGCAGGTGAGCTGGCCGCCTGGCAGCGCGAGCACAAGCGCCACGTGCTGCTGGATGGGCGCACCGTCGCCGAGTACCGCCGCATGACCATTCCTGGTGCTGTTGCGTGCCCGAACGGTGAGCTGGCACTGCGCGTGCATGCGCTTGTGCCGGATGACGACACACCGGTTGTCATCAATTGCGCGGGGCGCACACGCAGCATCATCGGTGCGCAAACACTGCGCAATCTGGGGCTGCCGAATCCGATCTACGCGCTGGAGAACGGTACGCAAGGCTGGCAGTTGCACGGCCTGACGTTGGAGCACGGCGCCGACCGCCGCTACCCCGACACGATCGACGTGCCGGCACGCCGGCGCGCGAAGGCAGCGGTGGCGGATCTGTCCGATCGCTTTGCTGTGCCAACAGTCACAGCGGTGGCGGTTCAAGCCGAGATCCAGCAAGGGGCGCGTACGGTCTTCCTGCTCGACGTGCGCACCGCGGATGCCTTTGCGCGCGGCAGCCTGCCGGGTGCCGTGCATGCGCCGGGCGGCCAGTTGCTGCAGGCGACAGACCAGTACGTCGGCGTGCGCGGCGCCTGGTTGATCGTCTTCGACGATGACGGTATCCGCGCTCCCGTGATCGCCAGTTGGTTGCGCCAGCAGGGGCACGACGCCGCAGTGCTGGAAGGCGGTTTGAACGAAGCGAATGCGGCCTTGCTGACAACACGGGATACGCCTTGGCAGCCGGCACTCCCTGTGGGGATCGACGCGGGCACGCTGCGCAACGCCTTCGCGCATGGAGAAGTCGTGTTGTTCGATCTGCGCAGCAGTGCGGCCTATCGTACGGCGCATATTCCCGGCGCACGGTGGGCCACACGGCGACAGTTGCACGACGTGCGCGGCGCACAGGTCGTGCTGGTGGACGATGACGCTGCAGTTAGCGCACTCGCGGCGGTGGACTTGCTGGAGCAGGGGGCGGCTTCCGTGCGGCGACTCGAAGGTGGCGTTGCCGCGTGGCATGCCGCCGGGTATCCGCTTGAGGCGACGCCAGAACTGCCGGCAGACGCCGAGCGCATTGACTACCTTTTCTTCGTGCATGACCGCCATGACGGCAACCTCGATGCCGCGCGTGGCTATCTCGCCTGGGAGATCGGGCTGGTAGCGCAACTCGATGCGCAGGAGCGCGCGCTGTTTGCGCTCGGCAGCCCGAGTGCAATCGTCAACGAAACGGCAGAGGTGGTGGCCCCATGA
- the metC gene encoding cystathionine beta-lyase, translating to MTRTFTRASHNVPEALATRIIHAGSPPFVDGAAPVNVPVERTSTVRHASTAALHDVHARRKAGENIASYGRHGSQTHRALEDALLALEGGVRAFLAPSGLSAISLTFLALLSPGDHVIVTDSIYAPVRRLDAVLLQRLGIEVSYVEPNDGRLEAAIRPHTRLIFTESPGSLLYEIYDLEAIARVARRHDIVLATDNTWASGILFRPLAAGADVSVLAATKYVAGHSDVMLGAVIARTEAVAARIAAAHDVLGLTIGADDAYLALRGVRTLPVRMAQHQRNATRVAQWLQTQPGVGQVFYPALPDDPGHALWKRDFSGANGLVSFVLKDADQYAAERVADALQLFAIGASWGGYESLVTVVAPERLSDHVQWNRSGAVLRLHVGLEDADDLIADLEQALQHAPVAELHAIGG from the coding sequence ATGACCCGCACATTCACCCGCGCATCCCACAACGTGCCCGAAGCGCTTGCCACACGCATCATCCATGCGGGCAGCCCACCGTTTGTTGACGGAGCCGCGCCCGTCAATGTGCCCGTTGAACGCACCAGCACCGTGCGCCATGCCAGCACCGCTGCCCTGCACGACGTGCACGCTCGCCGCAAGGCCGGCGAGAACATCGCCAGCTACGGCCGCCATGGCTCGCAAACGCACCGCGCGCTGGAAGATGCACTGCTGGCGCTGGAGGGCGGCGTGCGAGCGTTCCTTGCGCCGTCGGGCCTGTCGGCCATCTCGCTGACGTTCTTGGCGCTGCTCTCGCCTGGTGACCACGTGATCGTGACCGACAGCATCTATGCACCCGTGCGCCGGCTGGATGCCGTGTTGCTGCAGCGATTGGGGATCGAGGTGTCGTATGTCGAGCCCAACGACGGGCGCCTGGAAGCGGCCATTCGACCACACACGCGGTTGATCTTTACCGAGTCGCCTGGGTCGCTGCTGTACGAGATCTACGATCTGGAGGCCATTGCCCGTGTGGCGCGGCGCCACGATATCGTGCTGGCGACGGACAACACCTGGGCCTCCGGCATCCTGTTCCGTCCGCTTGCGGCGGGGGCCGATGTTTCGGTGCTGGCTGCCACCAAGTACGTGGCCGGGCATTCCGACGTGATGCTGGGCGCCGTGATTGCGCGCACCGAGGCCGTGGCCGCCCGCATTGCCGCCGCCCACGATGTGCTGGGCCTGACCATTGGCGCAGACGATGCCTACCTGGCCTTGCGTGGCGTGCGCACGCTACCTGTGCGGATGGCGCAGCACCAACGCAACGCAACGCGTGTTGCGCAATGGTTGCAGACGCAGCCGGGCGTGGGGCAGGTGTTTTATCCGGCATTGCCGGACGACCCTGGCCACGCGCTGTGGAAGCGCGATTTCTCGGGCGCCAACGGGCTGGTCTCCTTCGTACTCAAGGACGCAGATCAGTACGCTGCGGAGCGTGTTGCTGACGCGTTGCAGCTCTTCGCCATTGGCGCCTCGTGGGGTGGCTATGAAAGCCTTGTCACGGTGGTTGCGCCCGAGCGCCTTTCAGACCATGTGCAATGGAACCGCAGCGGTGCGGTGTTGCGCCTGCACGTTGGCCTGGAAGATGCCGACGACCTGATTGCCGATCTGGAGCAGGCGCTGCAGCACGCGCCCGTGGCGGAGCTGCACGCCATCGGTGGGTAG
- a CDS encoding amino acid ABC transporter ATP-binding protein: MSSPDLLPLDAPATSAPLVALRDVHLTFGTTPVLRGIDLDVHRGQAVSIIGPSGSGKSTLLRCISGLLRPQRGSVTVDGIRVDQLTTEADTIALRKRIGFVFQQYNLFPHLSVLDNLTAAPVRVLGRTKQEAEADAHALLKKVGLADKARAYPGQLSGGQQQRVAIARALAMRPELILFDEVTSALDPETVGEVLNVIGELVDDGLTCVLVTHEMAFARAISDAVVFTEHGVVVERGPAEQLFSSPASERTRAFLSRALSGHAGARPPAHAPWHAAFASAAFAV; the protein is encoded by the coding sequence ATGTCCTCGCCTGATCTGCTGCCCCTTGATGCGCCTGCTACCAGTGCTCCGCTCGTAGCGTTGCGCGATGTGCATCTGACCTTCGGCACCACACCTGTATTGCGCGGCATCGATCTCGATGTGCACCGTGGCCAGGCCGTGTCGATCATCGGGCCATCCGGCTCAGGCAAGTCGACGCTCTTGCGCTGCATCAGCGGGCTGTTGCGGCCGCAACGCGGCAGTGTGACGGTGGACGGCATCCGCGTCGACCAGCTCACCACCGAGGCCGACACGATTGCCCTGCGCAAGCGCATCGGCTTCGTGTTCCAGCAGTACAACCTGTTTCCGCACCTGAGCGTGCTGGACAACCTGACGGCCGCCCCCGTGCGCGTGCTGGGCCGAACGAAGCAAGAGGCCGAAGCCGATGCGCATGCCCTGCTCAAGAAGGTAGGTTTGGCCGACAAGGCACGCGCCTATCCGGGCCAGCTCTCCGGCGGCCAGCAACAACGCGTGGCGATTGCCAGGGCGCTGGCAATGCGGCCCGAGCTGATCCTGTTTGACGAGGTGACCTCGGCGCTCGACCCTGAGACGGTGGGCGAAGTGCTCAACGTCATCGGAGAACTGGTCGACGATGGGCTGACCTGCGTGCTGGTGACGCACGAAATGGCCTTCGCACGCGCCATCAGCGATGCGGTGGTGTTTACCGAGCACGGCGTGGTGGTGGAACGCGGCCCGGCCGAGCAGCTCTTCTCGTCACCGGCGAGCGAGCGCACGCGGGCATTTCTGTCGCGCGCGCTGTCGGGGCATGCCGGGGCACGGCCGCCTGCACATGCGCCGTGGCACGCCGCCTTTGCAAGCGCGGCGTTTGCTGTCTGA
- a CDS encoding amino acid ABC transporter permease encodes MPDTLLGTLLHWSPALLRGLAINIGISLLAVGLGTLIGLAVGALHLSPAGWVQRFAGSYVVAFRNAPWLVLVYGIAYAVPFEIVVRGHVFPFPDWLKVTLALALPASAHVAEIFRGAVLSIPSTQWEAAASLAFTRRDILWRIVLPQCLRRMLPSWMNLYAVITMGTAMASLVGVHDLLDTAQIASNTVNRTPFTVLTYFTVLGLFFVYCYPISRLTRRLERAHVLA; translated from the coding sequence ATGCCTGACACTCTTCTTGGGACGCTGCTGCACTGGTCACCGGCACTGCTGCGGGGGTTGGCCATCAATATCGGCATCAGCTTGCTTGCCGTTGGGCTGGGCACGTTGATCGGGCTAGCCGTCGGTGCGTTGCACCTGTCGCCGGCAGGCTGGGTGCAACGGTTTGCCGGCAGCTACGTCGTCGCCTTCCGGAATGCGCCCTGGCTTGTGCTCGTGTACGGCATTGCTTACGCCGTGCCGTTCGAGATTGTCGTGCGCGGCCATGTGTTTCCGTTTCCCGACTGGCTCAAGGTCACGCTGGCGCTGGCACTGCCTGCAAGTGCCCACGTAGCGGAAATCTTTCGTGGCGCGGTGCTGTCGATTCCGTCTACGCAGTGGGAGGCGGCGGCATCGCTGGCCTTCACGCGCCGCGACATCCTCTGGCGCATCGTGCTGCCACAGTGCCTGCGCCGCATGCTGCCTTCATGGATGAACCTGTACGCGGTCATCACCATGGGCACCGCCATGGCCTCGCTGGTGGGCGTGCATGACCTGCTCGACACCGCGCAGATTGCCAGCAACACCGTCAACCGTACGCCGTTCACGGTGCTTACCTACTTCACTGTGCTCGGGTTGTTCTTCGTCTATTGCTACCCGATTTCGCGCCTGACCCGGCGCCTGGAGCGCGCCCATGTCCTCGCCTGA
- a CDS encoding amino acid ABC transporter permease, with product MADDLLLRVIALVRHTGLDYGFLAEAYERNALLQGARLSLLVMFSTVVLSLIFGVVLARLLISPRRRVAQLAQGFVELTRNTPTLVQLCCAFLVVNTLITQALAQWQLRNPLTPFFWAVAILSLHKAAFHAEALRGGIEAVPPAMLEAATSLGFSARERLWRVQLPLAFRAALPSLMNNTVELVKASSLASAIAVGDITYSALMIWTQRDNVLECMVLLLLFYGVVTYAVHAAGVWIERRLRMPGYGATGHAVAGGPAHA from the coding sequence ATGGCTGACGATCTGCTTCTGCGCGTGATTGCGCTGGTCCGCCATACGGGCCTCGACTACGGCTTCCTGGCTGAAGCCTACGAACGGAATGCGCTGCTGCAAGGCGCCAGGCTCTCGCTGCTGGTGATGTTCAGCACCGTGGTGTTGAGCCTCATCTTTGGGGTGGTGCTGGCGCGCTTGCTGATCTCACCGCGCCGGCGTGTCGCGCAACTCGCCCAGGGCTTTGTTGAACTCACCCGCAACACACCCACGCTGGTGCAGTTGTGCTGTGCGTTCCTGGTCGTCAACACACTCATCACGCAAGCGCTGGCGCAGTGGCAGTTGCGCAACCCGCTCACGCCGTTCTTCTGGGCGGTCGCCATTCTCTCGCTGCACAAGGCGGCCTTTCATGCCGAGGCGTTGCGCGGCGGCATCGAGGCCGTACCGCCCGCCATGCTGGAAGCGGCAACGTCGTTGGGCTTCAGCGCACGTGAACGGCTGTGGCGCGTGCAGCTTCCGCTGGCATTCCGTGCCGCGCTGCCCTCGCTGATGAACAACACGGTGGAACTGGTGAAGGCGTCGTCTCTGGCCTCGGCCATTGCGGTGGGCGACATCACCTACAGCGCGCTGATGATCTGGACCCAACGCGACAACGTGCTCGAATGCATGGTGCTGTTACTGCTGTTCTATGGCGTGGTCACCTATGCCGTGCACGCAGCCGGCGTGTGGATCGAACGCCGGCTGCGCATGCCGGGCTATGGGGCCACGGGCCACGCTGTTGCAGGAGGGCCCGCCCATGCCTGA
- a CDS encoding transporter substrate-binding domain-containing protein, whose product MSARSHWFRFAPTVLAAATLLASTAASADATLDKVQQRKKLVVGVVLSGGPFGSIDPVTQRATGFNVDLAQALGRGLGVEVETVQVQPSNRIQFLQQGRVDILVASMELNPERAELLAHVPSPYYRVGGVALVPKDSPVQKWSDLKGKDVCLSQGSSYTKPLAAEIGATPKGFKSPAESLLALRGNNCAAAVHDATLLQPLPRTNPEWKDYRVVGPDLIPSPTVIWARKGENDTVAALDRIVQGWHRDGWLIETEKKNGILPPSPALVEWHEAAKGIVKAGRS is encoded by the coding sequence ATGTCTGCTCGTTCTCACTGGTTCCGTTTTGCCCCTACCGTATTGGCTGCTGCCACGTTGCTGGCAAGCACGGCTGCATCTGCTGACGCCACGCTCGACAAGGTCCAGCAGCGCAAGAAGCTGGTGGTGGGAGTGGTGCTGTCGGGCGGACCCTTCGGTTCCATTGACCCGGTAACGCAACGCGCAACAGGCTTCAATGTCGACTTGGCGCAGGCGCTTGGGCGCGGGCTGGGTGTGGAGGTGGAAACGGTGCAGGTGCAGCCGTCCAACCGCATTCAGTTCTTGCAGCAAGGGCGTGTGGACATTCTTGTTGCCTCGATGGAGCTGAACCCCGAGCGCGCGGAACTGTTGGCCCACGTGCCCTCCCCCTATTACCGCGTGGGTGGCGTAGCGCTGGTGCCCAAGGACAGCCCCGTGCAGAAGTGGAGCGACCTGAAGGGCAAGGATGTGTGCCTGTCGCAAGGCAGCAGCTACACCAAGCCGCTGGCGGCCGAGATCGGTGCCACGCCCAAGGGCTTCAAGAGCCCGGCGGAATCGCTGCTGGCACTGCGCGGCAACAACTGCGCCGCCGCCGTGCATGACGCCACGCTGCTCCAACCGCTGCCGCGCACCAACCCGGAATGGAAGGACTACCGCGTTGTCGGCCCAGATCTGATCCCCTCGCCCACCGTTATCTGGGCACGCAAGGGCGAGAACGACACCGTGGCCGCGCTCGATCGCATCGTGCAAGGCTGGCATCGCGATGGCTGGCTGATCGAGACCGAGAAGAAGAATGGCATCCTGCCGCCCTCGCCCGCGCTGGTCGAATGGCACGAAGCTGCAAAGGGCATCGTCAAGGCGGGCCGTAGCTGA
- a CDS encoding acyltransferase family protein, giving the protein MNRSSSSLQSIQALRGFAALYVVVFHSGLALAHADMPALAWLTTHVIKRGHVGVDVFFVISGFIIAWVAILGPKGPETPGEFLVKRAFRLAPPYWLMSVLHSTWLNPVSTGVLLSSLAFLPQANVDAPYFGYPALYVGWSLNYEAFFYALCALGLALFGRRALWLVALVLFTTTIIVPFWHSGVVLRDPEALYTWATPLQAMAANPLVLEFLLGAGLAWLHAEHRHRLTPVMAHVLLAAGLGTFIVSVIGPVPRFDLLARGLPAGALLISLVAMEYCGLLRVPRVAVWLGELSYALYLVHPSVIETTHRLVGVLAPEWIGTQVLLFAVNLALTLALAALLHRYIEQPSIALGRKTIDWMDTQRHAWRARLGLQKP; this is encoded by the coding sequence GTGAACCGTTCTTCGTCTTCTCTTCAAAGCATCCAGGCACTGCGAGGCTTTGCCGCGCTCTACGTCGTTGTATTCCATTCCGGCCTGGCGCTGGCCCATGCCGACATGCCCGCCCTGGCGTGGCTGACCACGCACGTGATCAAGCGCGGACATGTGGGAGTGGATGTCTTCTTTGTCATCAGCGGCTTCATCATTGCGTGGGTCGCCATCCTGGGCCCCAAGGGACCGGAGACGCCCGGCGAGTTTCTCGTCAAGCGCGCATTCCGGCTGGCGCCGCCGTACTGGCTGATGTCGGTGCTGCATTCCACATGGCTCAATCCGGTGTCGACTGGCGTGCTGCTCAGCTCACTGGCCTTCCTACCGCAGGCCAATGTGGATGCGCCTTACTTCGGCTATCCCGCGCTCTACGTCGGCTGGTCACTCAACTACGAGGCGTTCTTCTATGCACTGTGCGCGCTGGGCCTGGCGCTGTTTGGCAGACGCGCGCTGTGGCTGGTCGCGCTGGTGTTGTTCACCACAACCATCATCGTGCCGTTCTGGCACAGCGGTGTGGTGCTGCGTGATCCGGAGGCGCTCTACACCTGGGCCACGCCCCTGCAGGCAATGGCCGCCAACCCACTTGTGCTCGAGTTCCTGCTGGGGGCGGGGCTGGCGTGGCTGCATGCGGAACACCGGCACCGCCTGACACCCGTCATGGCCCATGTGCTGTTGGCGGCCGGTCTAGGCACCTTCATCGTCTCCGTGATCGGGCCCGTGCCCAGGTTTGATCTGCTCGCGCGCGGCCTGCCGGCGGGGGCATTGCTGATCAGTCTGGTGGCGATGGAGTACTGCGGCCTGCTACGCGTGCCGCGTGTGGCGGTGTGGCTGGGTGAGTTGTCGTATGCGCTCTACCTGGTCCACCCCAGCGTGATCGAAACCACGCATCGTCTGGTGGGCGTGCTTGCGCCGGAGTGGATCGGTACGCAAGTCCTGCTGTTTGCCGTCAATCTTGCGCTGACGCTTGCGCTGGCGGCGCTGCTCCATCGCTATATCGAGCAGCCCTCCATTGCACTGGGCCGCAAGACGATCGACTGGATGGATACCCAGCGGCATGCGTGGCGCGCACGGCTGGGGCTGCAGAAACCGTGA
- a CDS encoding PASTA domain-containing protein, with translation MPTFAAPAAQTSLRQAVLALSLAVSLPAIAQTSATAPRVVSEMKGILVKATTALPKAGGSASDREDCPQRVIQPKSAAAKQVAAQGWAVMADVPLGPYRAVSFAGQMQAGTSGTCAATQGNIAVFSNDKLIALAYGKSADDTAIGNLVPLEGGTVRLWDGDIVPAPAGDLHVDADGTVRLTKMADEDTVCQGRAKLPNVYGMSIDKARKALAAKGWNPVRAKASGDPRQAAQFKHGIIETDDCSGTGMAYCSYSYAGPAGKLSLETAGEDDLPSVSGYSVKCR, from the coding sequence ATGCCTACGTTTGCAGCCCCCGCCGCACAGACTTCCCTGCGCCAAGCCGTGCTGGCGCTAAGCCTCGCGGTATCGTTGCCCGCCATCGCACAAACAAGTGCCACAGCACCGCGCGTGGTTTCCGAGATGAAGGGCATCCTCGTCAAGGCAACCACCGCGCTGCCCAAAGCAGGCGGCAGCGCAAGTGACCGGGAGGATTGCCCGCAGCGGGTCATCCAGCCGAAGTCGGCCGCTGCCAAGCAGGTGGCCGCGCAGGGCTGGGCCGTCATGGCCGACGTGCCGCTGGGGCCCTACCGCGCCGTGAGCTTTGCGGGCCAGATGCAGGCCGGCACCAGCGGCACCTGTGCCGCTACGCAAGGCAACATCGCGGTGTTCAGCAATGACAAGCTGATCGCGCTGGCCTACGGCAAGTCGGCAGACGACACCGCCATCGGCAACCTCGTCCCGCTTGAGGGCGGCACCGTGCGCCTGTGGGATGGCGACATCGTTCCCGCGCCCGCGGGCGACCTGCATGTCGACGCCGACGGCACGGTGCGGCTGACCAAGATGGCTGACGAAGACACCGTCTGCCAGGGCCGCGCCAAGCTGCCGAACGTCTATGGCATGTCGATCGACAAGGCACGCAAGGCGCTGGCTGCCAAGGGCTGGAACCCGGTGCGTGCCAAGGCCAGTGGCGACCCACGGCAAGCGGCGCAGTTCAAACACGGCATCATCGAAACCGACGACTGCTCGGGCACGGGCATGGCCTATTGCAGCTACAGCTACGCCGGCCCGGCCGGCAAGCTGTCGCTGGAAACCGCTGGCGAAGATGACCTGCCGAGCGTGTCGGGCTACAGCGTCAAGTGCCGTTGA
- a CDS encoding MarR family transcriptional regulator: MLQIPPMPDSAVLLDVLVSVNRLHSTLQQRVTEMLGSTGLSIAQWLLLCHLRYAAAGTLTEIAVTLHRDIGGLSRAAHLLQLRRLISVTRGAEDRRSVRLSISAPGIALCELLDQQIAERLTSALTASMGLQSVHALRHLMEGAAASLT; this comes from the coding sequence ATGTTGCAGATCCCCCCCATGCCAGATTCGGCCGTGCTGCTGGATGTGCTCGTCTCGGTCAATCGGTTGCACAGCACGCTGCAGCAACGCGTGACGGAGATGCTGGGCAGCACGGGGCTCTCGATCGCGCAGTGGCTGCTGCTTTGCCACTTGCGCTACGCAGCCGCCGGCACGCTGACGGAAATCGCCGTGACGCTGCATCGGGACATCGGCGGGCTCTCACGTGCGGCCCATCTGCTTCAGTTGCGCCGCCTGATTTCTGTCACGCGCGGCGCGGAGGATCGGCGCAGCGTCCGGTTGTCGATCAGCGCGCCCGGCATCGCACTTTGCGAGTTGTTGGATCAACAGATAGCCGAGCGCCTGACCAGCGCGCTGACCGCCAGCATGGGGCTGCAATCCGTGCATGCGCTGCGGCACCTGATGGAAGGCGCTGCCGCATCGCTCACGTAG